Proteins encoded in a region of the Lepidochelys kempii isolate rLepKem1 chromosome 24, rLepKem1.hap2, whole genome shotgun sequence genome:
- the LOC140902661 gene encoding uncharacterized protein, whose amino-acid sequence MGPGFPLLAAWLLLMPGASAYGFRNCIQSMEDPHSFRCIQRFLKDITSAVGDLPPDATFVNVSHNSICRLPPASFRHLPQLQQLQLVCNHLETIEDGAFENLSALDTLNLSDNRLAKLSKGAFQGLGNLTHLSLRNNPLSTIHPRALQPLGNLRTLDLYSCRLVSFADVACSLQGLTRLQVLNLSCNSLSSLNSSCPLPPSLSTLHLCNNSLRAVDGGGPQLLRHIRSLDLSYNNISNVTSFAGAELQNLSYLLLKGNPLDVFHLLNVSSLQPHSLDYSGLHLGNEGVSKVCQRLGNHQLNHLLLQSNNIRELRNVSFSLCPPIRTLDLSWNKLKWLDCVDKWQHNPLESLVVEHNLLNRLSTCQNSSFLEALHFISFRYNRILSVKYWAFRYAPNLRILHLNINTISYLHKHALKGLYNLTELRLDNNLLTDLYEASFTNLVRLRTLNLRNNRISILFPCVFRHLSLLRILDLGGNNIRHLTSRSFSGLCSLSKLYLDGNRIKEISSEIFHLVQATLEVLDLTGNKLQYITKTQHKSPPFRHLHKLYDLKLQAQQPYGMKIIPAKFFQGLAALRFLYLSENKLLSISPDAFDDLAQLQYLSLADSSNGMQDLPPGIFKNLSRLQKLNLENMGLHSLTLEVFGNLSNLTSLLLAKNQLQTVNVSVANALGLLRYLDLRKCPLSCTCENLWFQNWLANRWVQVVYLYNYSCDSRQQLGYVYSFDTHVCFLDVGLYLFSVTAPALLLLMLLPLIYHRAYWRLKYHFYILRSWVNDRWRRQDGEHFQYDAFISYNSADEGWVLEQLVPSLESSQGSFRLCLHHRDFELGKSIVDNIVDSIYNSRKTVCVISRSYLQSEWCSLEIQLASYRLFEELKDVLVMVLLEAIPDRELSAYHRMRKVMLKKTYISWPLEPAAQRLFWTKLRKALKGSYMEEEEELYPFDEEDKPLLESTSQLG is encoded by the coding sequence ATGGGCCCCGGTTTTCCCCTCCTGGCCGCATGGCTGCTCCTCATGCCGGGGGCGTCTGCCTATGGCTTCAGGAACTGTATCCAGTCCATGGAGGACCCACACAGCTTCCGGTGCATCCAGCGCTTCCTGAAGGACATAACCAGCGCTGTGGGCGACCTGCCTCCTGACGCCACGTTCGTCAATGTCTCCCACAACTCCATCTGCCGCCTGCCTCCGGCCAGCTTCCGCCACTTGccacagctgcagcagctgcagctggtctGTAACCACCTGGAGACGATAGAGGATGGGGCTTTCGAGAACCTCAGCGCCTTGGACACGCTCAACTTGTCCGACAATCGCCTGGCCAAGCTGTCCAAAGGGGCCTTCCAAGGTCTGGGTAACCTCACCCACCTCTCCCTGCGCAATAACCCCCTGAGCACGATTCACCCCCGCGCCTTGCAGCCCCTGGGCAACCTCCGCACCTTGGACCTGTACTCCTGCCGCCTGGTGAGCTTTGCCGACGTGGCCTGCAGCCTGCAGGGGTTGACAAGACTGCAGGTGCTGAACCTGTCCTGCAATAGCCTGAGTTCTCTCAATTCCAGCTGTCCGCTCCCCCCATCTCTCTCCACCCTGCATCTGTGCAACAATTCGCTCCGGGCCGTGGACGGTGGCGGCCCACAGCTCCTGCGCCACATCAGGAGCCTGGACCTGTCCTATAACAACATCTCCAACGTCACTTCCTTTGCTGGCGCCGAGCTCCAGAACCTCAGCTACCTGCTGCTGAAGGGGAACCCCTTGGATGTCTTCCATCTTCTAAATGTGTCCAGCCTGCAGCCGCACAGCCTGGACTACTCCGGCCTGCACTTAGGCAACGAAGGCGTGAGCAAGGTCTGCCAGCGTTTGGGCAATCACCAGCTCAACCACCTCCTGCTGCAGAGCAACAACATCCGGGAGCTGAGGAACGTGTCCTTCTCCCTGTGCCCGCCGATCCGGACTCTGGACCTCTCGTGGAACAAGCTCAAGTGGCTGGACTGTGTGGACAAGTGGCAGCACAACCCTCTGGAGAGCCTGGTGGTGGAACACAACCTGCTGAACCGACTCAGCACCTGCCAAAACTCCTCGTTTTTGGAGGCGTTGCACTTCATCAGCTTCCGCTACAATCGCATCCTCTCAGTCAAATACTGGGCATTCAGATACGCCCCCAATCTGCGCATCCTCCACCTCAACATCAACACCATCTCCTACCTGCACAAACATGCCCTGAAGGGGCTCTACAACCTCACTGAGCTGCGGCTGGATAACAACCTGCTGACCGACCTCTACGAGGCCAGCTTCACCAACCTGGTCAGACTCCGCACCCTCAACCTCCGCAATAACCGCATCTCCATCCTCTTCCCCTGCGTCTTCAGGCACCTCAGCCTGCTCCGGATCCTGGACCTGGGGGGCAACAACATCCGCCACTTGACCAGTAGGTCGTTCAGCGGGCTATGCAGCCTCTCCAAACTCTACCTGGATGGCAACCGCATCAAGGAGATCAGCAGTGAAATTTTCCACCTGGTGCAGGCCACGCTGGAGGTGCTGGATTTGACGGGCAACAAACTGCAATACATCACCAAGACACAGCACAAGAGCCCACCCTTCAGGCACCTGCACAAACTCTATGATCTCAAGCTACAAGCTCAGCAGCCGTACGGCATGAAAATAATCCCCGCCAAGTTCTTCCAAGGCCTGGCTGCACTGCGCTTCCTCTATCTGTCAGAGAACAAGCTGCTCTCCATCTCCCCGGATGCCTTTGACGACCTTGCTCAGCTGCAGTATTTGAGCTTGGCTGACAGCAGCAATGGCATGCAAGATCTGCCACCTGGGATCTTCAAAAACCTCAGCCGCCTGCAGAAACTGAACCTGGAGAACATGGGGCTCCATTCGCTGACGCTGGAGGTCTTCGGGAACCTCAGCAACTTGACTTCGCTGCTCCTGGCCAAGAACCAGCTGCAGACCGTCAATGTGAGTGTGGCCAATGCCCTGGGCTTGCTCAGGTACCTGGACCTACGCAAATGCCCCCTGAGCTGCACCTGCGAGAACCTGTGGTTCCAGAACTGGCTGGCCAACAGGTGGGTGCAGGTGGTCTATCTCTACAATTACTCCTGCGACTCCCGCCAGCAGCTGGGCTATGTCTACAGTTTTGACACACACGTCTGCTTCCTGGACGTGGGGCTGTACTTGTTCTCTGTCACTGCCCCGGCGCTGCTGCTTCTCATGTTGCTGCCGCTGATCTACCACCGGGCCTACTGGCGGCTCAAGTACCATTTCTACATCCTGCGCTCCTGGGTGAATGACCGCTGGAGGAGGCAGGATGGGGAGCACTTCCAGTATGATGCCTTCATCTCCTACAACTCCGCTGATGAGGGGTGGGTGTTGGAGCAGCTGGTGCCAAGCCTGGAGAGCAGCCAGGGCTCCTTCCGCCTCTGCTTGCACCACCGGGACTTCGAGCTGGGGAAGAGCATTGTTGACAACATCGTGGATAGCATCTACAACAGCCGCAAGACCGTCTGTGTTATCAGTCGCAGCTACCTGCAAAGTGAGTGGTGCTCTCTGGAGATCCAGCTGGCCAGCTACCGGCTCTTTGAGGAGCTCAAGGACGTCTTGGTGATGGTGCTCCTGGAGGCCATCCCCGACAGGGAGCTGTCTGCCTACCACCGCATGAGGAAGGTGATGCTCAAGAAGACCTACATCAGCTGGCCCCTGGAGCCTGCAGCCCAGAGGCTCTTTTGGACCAAACTCCGGAAGGCTCTGAAAGGCAGCtacatggaggaggaggaggagttgtaTCCATTTGATGAGGAAGATAAGCCACTCCTAGAGTCCACATCCCAGCTTGGCTAA